Proteins from one Lonchura striata isolate bLonStr1 chromosome 28, bLonStr1.mat, whole genome shotgun sequence genomic window:
- the ARID3A gene encoding AT-rich interactive domain-containing protein 3A, translating into MKLQAVMENLQRQQRARLQQALEARQQEQQQQPPRCTSPPVQPSQPPGQPPASSRGRGQDPAPAPSEEGAEPESAHIQRAQMAALAAMRAAAAGLSHSPSPGLSDESQGSEEEEEEERGEEEEDGSGYQQEMGSEEEEDLKGKWDEDDFEEDLGEEEEEEEEEEEEEDYEEEEDMGEEGLSSAGAVRAGAGSLLLRKPPAPQHYRGEPPRLPGGQERLPPGLGHAQPPPPAPDHGDWTYEEQFKQLYELDGDPRRKEFLDDLFSFMQKRGTPVNRIPIMAKQVLDLYMLYTLVTEKGGLVEVINKKLWREITKGLSLPTSITSAAFTLRTQYMKYLYPYECEKRGLSNPNELQAAIDSNRREGRRQGFGGSLFAYSPGGTHGLLSSPKLPVPALGLASATNGGAITPGQKIKKEEDSPIPISMPSRLPVSLAGHPVVAAQAAAVQVAAAAQAAALEQLREKLESGEPPEKKLALVTDEQQRLMQRALQQNLLAMTAQLPMSIRINSQGTRSPENRPDAAAASSNGTNSISMSVEINGIVYTGERGTPGHRRRATLPPLPPRLSQRGFALSPGVLFAQTPGPSSSSSSSSSSAYSKGNGGSSRSSSGVGSGGGNAPPAPAGLAVPPSSTSNSASP; encoded by the exons CACGTCCCCCCCAGTGCAGCCGTCGCagcccccggggcagcccccTGCCAGCAGCCGGGGCCGTGGGCAGGATCCGGCCCCGGCGCCCTCGGAGGAGGGAGCGGAGCCCGAGAGCGCGCACATCCAGCGGGCACAGATGGCCGCCCTGGCTGCCATGcgggcggccgccgccggccTCAGCCACTCGCCCAGCCCGGGGCTGTCGGATGAGAGCCAAGgctctgaggaggaggaagaggaggagcgcggcgaggaggaggaagatggcAGCGGGTACCAGCAGGAGATGGgctctgaggaggaggaggacct AAAGGGCAAATGGGATGAAGATGACTTTGAAGAGGACctgggtgaggaggaagaggaagaagaggaggaggaggaagaggaagactATGAGGAAGAAGAAGACATGGGAGAGGAAGGGCTCAGCTCAGCAGGGGCGGTGCGGGCGGGTGCGGGATCCCTGCTGCTCCGCaagcccccagcaccccagcACTACCGGGGGGAGCCACCACGGCTGCCAGGGGGACAGGAGCGGCTGCCCCCCGGCCTGGGCCACGCTCAGCCCCCACCACCAGCACCTGACCACGGCGACTGGACCTACGAGGAGCAGTTCAAGCAG CTGTACGAGCTGGATGGGGACCCCAGGAGGAAGGAGTTCCTGGATGACCTCTTCAGCTTCATGCAGAAGCGAG ggacccccgtGAACCGGATCCCCATCATGGCCAAGCAGGTGCTGGACCTGTACATGCTGTACACGCTGGTGACCGAGAAGGGGGGTCTGGtggaggtcatcaacaagaagCTGTGGCGGGAGATCACCaaggggctgagcctgcccACCTCCATCACCAGCGCGGCCTTCACCCTGCGCACCCA GTACATGAAGTACCTGTACCCCTACGAGTGTGAGAAGCGCGGGCTGAGCAACCCCAACGAGCTGCAGGCGGCCATCGACAGCAACCGGCGGGAGGGCCGGCGGCAGGGCTTCGGCGGCTCCCTCTTCGCCTACTCGCCCGGCGGCACCCACGGCCTCCTCTCCTCGCCCAAGCTGCCAGTGCCGGCGCTGGGGCTGGCCTCTGCCACCAACGGCGGGGCCATCACGCCGGGCCAGAAGATCAAGAAAG AGGAGGACtctcccatccccatctccatgcCCAGCCGGCTCCCGGTCTCCCTGGCCGGACACCCCGTGGTGGCGGCGCAGGCGGCCGCGGTGCAGGTGGCAGCGGCCGCCCAGGCCGCGGCGCTGGAGCAGCTGCGGGAGAAGCTGGAGTCGGGGGAGCCGCCGGAGAAGAAGCTGGCGCTGGTGACGGACGAGCAGCAGCGGCTGATGCAGCGGGCACTGCAGCAGAACCTCCTGGCCATGACGGCCCAGCTGCCCATGAGCATCCGCATCAACAGCCAGGGCACGCGCTCGCCAG AGAACCGCCCGGACGCCGCTGCCGCCAGCAGCAACGGCACCAACAGCATCAGCATGTCCGTGGAGATCAACGGCATCGTCTACACAGGTGAGAGGGGCACCCCCGGGCACCGCCGCCGTGCCACGCTGCCACCCCTTCCACCCCGTCTCTCACAGCGCGGCTTTGCTCTTTCCCCAGGTGTGCTCTTCGCCCAGACGCCCggcccttcctcctcctcttcctcctcctcctcctctgcctacAGCAAAGGCAACGGTGGCAGCAGCCGGAGCAGCAGCGGGGTGGGGAGCGGCGGTGGGAacgcgccccccgccccggccggcCTGGCCGTGCCCCCCAGCTCTACCTCCAACAGCGCTTCGCCTTAA
- the WDR18 gene encoding WD repeat-containing protein 18 isoform X1 encodes MAAPMEVALVSDAAGPLCNCSVWELHSGSALPGYRGGNSGPRGLALLGGEHLLGAQLGKSYINVWELQRKDQLQQKIICPGPVTCLTASPNGLYVLAGVAESIYLWEVSNGNLLAILNRHYQDLTCLCFTDDSSHFLSGAKDCLALVWNLYNVLQAEPSQIPDPRHVWSRHSLPITDLCCGFGGPLARAATASLDQTAKLWEISSGELLLSVLFDVGIMAVTLDLSEYHMFCGGMDGSIFQVDLCAWPVQRDRTFQTERENGKVFKGHRNQVTCLSVSTDGSLLLSGSHDETVRLWDIQSKQCLKTMNHKGPVTNAFIVLAPANMFNPDGKPSVPLPKFSRHLHGTESSDEPGAEGVTLRLGLHQQEPGQSYLEKAERMYSQMYSTREKNLVGDQEHLTIQVSELEEEVSNLRKINKDLFDFSTRIITKPAK; translated from the exons ATGGCGGCGCCCATGGAGGTGGCGCTGGTGTCGGACGCGGCGGGGCCGCTGTGCAACTGCTCGGTCTGGGAGCTGCACTCGGGCTCGGCCCTGCCCGGCTACCGCGGCGGCAACAGCGGCCCGCGCGGGTTGGCGCTGCTGGGCGGCGAGCACCTGCTGGGGGCCCAGCTCGGCAAGAGCTACATCAACGTctgggagctccagaggaag gaccagctgcagcagaagatCATCTGTCCCGGGCCTGTGACCTGCCTGACTGCCTCTCCCAACGGGCTCTACGTCCTGGCGGGCGTCGCCGAGAGCATCTACCTGTGGGAG GTGTCCAACGGGAACCTCCTCGCCATCCTGAACCGACACTACCAGGACCTCACGTGCCTCTGCTTCACCGACGACAGCAGCCACTTCCTCTCAGGGGCCAAGGACTGCCTGGCCCTGGTGTGGAACCTCTACAA cgtgttgcaggcagagccctccCAGATCCCTGACCCCCGGCACGTCTGGTCCCGGCACAGCCTCCCCATCACCGACCTGTGCTGCGGCTTCGGAGGGCCCCTGGCACGGGCTGCCACCGCCTCCCTCGACCAGACAGCCAAG CTCTGGGAAATCTCATCTGGGGAGCTCCTGCTTTCTGTGCTTTTCGACGTGGGGATCATGGCTGTGACTCTGGACCTCTCTGAGTACCACATGTTCTGCGGGGGCATGGACGGGTCCATCTTCCAGGTCGACCTCTGTGCCTGG ccaGTTCAGAGAGACCGGACCTTCCAGACAGAGCGGGAGAACGGGAAGGTCTTTAAAGGGCACAG GAACCAGGTGACGTGTCTGTCGGTCTCCACAGATGGCAGCCTCCTGCTCTCGGGCTCTCATGATGAAACTGTCCGGCTGTGGGACATCCAGAGCAAGCAGTGCCTGAAGACGATGAATCACAAAG GTCCGGTGACAAACGCCTTCATCGTGCTGGCGCCTGCCAACATGTTCAACCCCGACGGGAAGCCCAGCGTGCCCCTGCCCAAGTTCAGCAGGCACCTGCACGGCACCGAGAGCAGCGACGAGCCGGGCGCCGAGGGGGTGACGCTGCGCCTGGGGCTGCACCAGCAG gagcctgggcagagctacctggagaaggcagagaGGATGTACTCGCAGATGTACTCGACGAGGGAAAAG AACCTGGTGGGAGACCAGGAGCACCTGACGATCCAGGTGAgcgagctggaggaggaggtgagcAACCTCCGGAAAATCAACAAGGACCTCTTTGACTTCTCCACTCGCATCATCACCAAACCAGCCAAGTGA
- the WDR18 gene encoding WD repeat-containing protein 18 isoform X2, translating to MAAPMEVALVSDAAGPLCNCSVWELHSGSALPGYRGGNSGPRGLALLGGEHLLGAQLGKSYINVWELQRKDQLQQKIICPGPVTCLTASPNGLYVLAGVAESIYLWEVSNGNLLAILNRHYQDLTCLCFTDDSSHFLSGAKDCLALVWNLYNVLQAEPSQIPDPRHVWSRHSLPITDLCCGFGGPLARAATASLDQTAKLWEISSGELLLSVLFDVGIMAVTLDLSEYHMFCGGMDGSIFQVDLCAWPVQRDRTFQTERENGKVFKGHRNQVTCLSVSTDGSLLLSGSHDETVRLWDIQSKQCLKTMNHKGPVTNAFIVLAPANMFNPDGKPSVPLPKFSRHLHGTESSDEPGAEGVTLRLGLHQQDSGPCRSLGRATWRRQRGCTRRCTRRGKR from the exons ATGGCGGCGCCCATGGAGGTGGCGCTGGTGTCGGACGCGGCGGGGCCGCTGTGCAACTGCTCGGTCTGGGAGCTGCACTCGGGCTCGGCCCTGCCCGGCTACCGCGGCGGCAACAGCGGCCCGCGCGGGTTGGCGCTGCTGGGCGGCGAGCACCTGCTGGGGGCCCAGCTCGGCAAGAGCTACATCAACGTctgggagctccagaggaag gaccagctgcagcagaagatCATCTGTCCCGGGCCTGTGACCTGCCTGACTGCCTCTCCCAACGGGCTCTACGTCCTGGCGGGCGTCGCCGAGAGCATCTACCTGTGGGAG GTGTCCAACGGGAACCTCCTCGCCATCCTGAACCGACACTACCAGGACCTCACGTGCCTCTGCTTCACCGACGACAGCAGCCACTTCCTCTCAGGGGCCAAGGACTGCCTGGCCCTGGTGTGGAACCTCTACAA cgtgttgcaggcagagccctccCAGATCCCTGACCCCCGGCACGTCTGGTCCCGGCACAGCCTCCCCATCACCGACCTGTGCTGCGGCTTCGGAGGGCCCCTGGCACGGGCTGCCACCGCCTCCCTCGACCAGACAGCCAAG CTCTGGGAAATCTCATCTGGGGAGCTCCTGCTTTCTGTGCTTTTCGACGTGGGGATCATGGCTGTGACTCTGGACCTCTCTGAGTACCACATGTTCTGCGGGGGCATGGACGGGTCCATCTTCCAGGTCGACCTCTGTGCCTGG ccaGTTCAGAGAGACCGGACCTTCCAGACAGAGCGGGAGAACGGGAAGGTCTTTAAAGGGCACAG GAACCAGGTGACGTGTCTGTCGGTCTCCACAGATGGCAGCCTCCTGCTCTCGGGCTCTCATGATGAAACTGTCCGGCTGTGGGACATCCAGAGCAAGCAGTGCCTGAAGACGATGAATCACAAAG GTCCGGTGACAAACGCCTTCATCGTGCTGGCGCCTGCCAACATGTTCAACCCCGACGGGAAGCCCAGCGTGCCCCTGCCCAAGTTCAGCAGGCACCTGCACGGCACCGAGAGCAGCGACGAGCCGGGCGCCGAGGGGGTGACGCTGCGCCTGGGGCTGCACCAGCAGG ATTCTggtccctgcaggagcctgggcagagctacctggagaaggcagagaGGATGTACTCGCAGATGTACTCGACGAGGGAAAAGGtga
- the GRIN3B gene encoding glutamate receptor ionotropic, NMDA 3B: MAGLRALWLLAAALGAAGGHPHPCRVPAPTGPGLGPSPGPTVRLAALLPPAPARARLRAALARAAGTGTGPGEVTLPHNLSLEVVGGGPAARDPGSLARWLCGALAGRGVAAVLALPRSRRELLQLDFLAAALQVPFVSILDTRWPLPFRAQSPFHFHMDRQSSPEMLVDVLVSVLQANDWQESSLVLCHPWDIDGFLDLWAQRSQLFLRTVLDLGYLDEPRATRYLQQHGDRVRTLSSPVLMLGCDLHRARLIFRAAEELGLPPQELHWMLGFPLSTSELQTEGLPPGLLAFGEVSRPPLELFVQDMVGLVSQAIAHAARGLPDPTQLQTTGNCNERHRAGGESPGLFLARFLANTSFHGRTGLVRVENTALVRPEQQFRIWSLRRDSQGVPTWMTVGTWSHGKLELEEVAWQSQRQHRSPGEAAEGARTRLRVVTLVEHPFVFTREVDEEGNCPAGQLCLDPGTNDSAVLDALFEKIGSGNGSVPREYKKCCYGYCIDLLEKLAEDMAFDFELYIVGDGKYGAWKNGRWTGLVGDLLSGTAHMAVTSFSINSARSKVIDFTSPFFSTSLGILVRTKDTASPIGAFMWPLHWTMWVGVFVALHMTALFLTLYEWKSPYGMTPHGRNRMKIFSYSSALNLCYAILFGRTVSSKTPKCCTGRFLMNLWAIFCLLVLSSYTANLAAVMVGDKTFEELSGIHDPKLHHPSQGFRFGTVWESSAEEYIKKSFPEMHEYMRRYNVPTTPDGVTMLKTEPAKLNAFIMDKSLLDYEVSIDSDCKLLTVGKPFAIEGYGIGLPQNSPLTSNVSEFISRYKSSGFIDLLHDKWYKMVPCGKRVFAVTETLQMGIYHFSGLFVLLCIGLSGSLLTSLGEHVFYRLVLPRIRRKKKFNYWLHTSQKIHRALNMGMEERKSQQLKLEQRCEPQARPAAAQPWGALRKEARRVRFQLDKAPPEAEGSPPWHPGNGRPPQPLDRAAGENELRELEEKIQEMREQLRAALLRKSELVSGLGTAKGGRPLPAPLATEQNREERPSSAPPQDGRD; encoded by the exons ATGGCGGGGCTGCGGGCGCTCTGGCTGCTGGCGGCGGCTCTGGGGGCGGCGGGGGGACACCCGCACCCCTGCCGCGTCCCGGCCCCCACCGGCCCCGGcctcggccccagccccggaCCCACCGTGCGCCTCGCAGCGCTGCTgccgcccgcgcccgcccgcgcccGGCTCCGCGCCGCGCTGGCCCGAGCCGCCGGTACCGGTACCGGCCCCGGGGAGGTGACGCTGCCCCACAACCTCAGCCTGGAGGTGGTGGGGGGCGGCCCGGCGGCGCGGGACCCCGGCTCGCTGGCGCGGTGGCTGTGCGGGGCGCTGGCGGGGCGCGGCGTGGCCGCCGTCCTGGCgctgccccgctcccgccgggagctgctccagctcgaCTTCCTCGCCGCCGCCCTCCAGGTCCCCTTCGTCAGCATCCTGGACACCCGCTGGCCGCTGCCTTTCCGAGCGCAG AGCCCCTTCCACTTCCACATGGACCGCCAGAGCTCCCCAGAGATGCTGGTGGATGTGCTGGTGAGCGTCCTGCAGGCCAACGACTggcaggagagcagcctggtgctctgccacCCCTGGGACATCGACGGCTTCCTCGACCTCTGGGCCCAGCGTTCCCAGCTCTTCCTCCGCACTGTCCTGGACCTGGGCTACCTggatgagcccagggccacCCGCTACCTGCAGCAGCACGGGGACCGTGTCAGGACCCTCTCCAGCCCGGTGCTGATGCTGGGCTGTGACCTGCACCGTGCTCGACTCATCTTCCGGGCGGccgaggagctggggctgccacCGCAGGAGCTCCACTGGATGCTGGGCTTCCCGCTCAGCACCAGCGAGCTGCAGACCGAGGGCCTGCCCCCGGGGCTGCTGGCCTTTGGGGAGGTGAGCCGGCCACCGCTGGAGCTCTTCGTGCAGGACATGGTGGGACTGGTGTCCCAGGCCATTGCCCACGCTGCCCGCGGCCTCCCTGAccccacacagctgcagacCACTGGCAACTGCAATGAGAGGCACCGGGCAGGCGGCGAGTCCCCGGGGCTCTTCCTTGCTCG CTTCCTGGCCAACACGTCCTTCCACGGCCGGACGGGGCTGGTGCGTGTGGAGAAcacagcactggtgaggccagaGCAGCAGTTCCGCATCTGGAGCCTGCGCAGGGACTCGCAGGGGGTCCCCACCTGGATGACAGTGGGCACCTGGAGCCACGGcaagctggagctggaggaggtggCATGGCAGAGCCAGCGGCAGCACAGGAGCCCCGGCGAGGCGGCCGAGGGGGCCCGCACGCGGCTGCGGGTGGTGACGTTGGTGGAGCACCCCTTCGTCTTCACCAGGGAGGTGGATGAGGAGGGGAACTGCCCGGccgggcagctctgcctggaccCCGGCACAAACGACTCGGCCGTGCTAGACGCCCTCTTTGAGAAGATTGGCAGTGGCAACGGATCAGTGCCACGGGAGTACAAGAAATGCTGCTATGGGTACTGCATCGACCTGCTGGAGAAGCTGGCTGAGGACATGGCCTTTGATTTCGAGCTCTACATCGTGGGCGATGGGAAATACGGGGCCTGGAAGAACGGGCGCTGGACGGGGCTGGTGGGGGACCTGCTCAGTGGCACGGCCCACATGGCCGTCACCTCCTTCAGCATCAACTCGGCGCGGAGCAAAGTCATCGACTTCACCAGCCCCTTCTTCTCCACCAGCCTGGGCATCCTGGTGAGGACCAAGGACACGGCGTCGCCCATCGGGGCCTTCATGTGGCCCCTGCACTGGACCATGTGGGTGGGCGTCTTCGTGGCGCTGCACATGACCGCACTCTTCCTCACCCTCTACGAGTGGAAGAGCCCCTATGGAATGACCCCCCACGGGCGCAACCGCATGAAGATCTTCTCCTACTCCTCAGCCCTCAACCTCTGCTACGCCATCCTCTTTGGGCGCACCGTCTCCAGCAAGACGCCCAAGTGCTGCACCGGCCGCTTCCTCATGAACCTCTGGGCCATCTTCTGCCTCCTGGTGCTCTCCAGCTACACGGCCAACCTGGCAGCTGTCATGGTGGGGGACAAGACCTTCGAGGAGCTCTCGGGCATCCACGACCCAAAG CTCCATCACCCCTCACAGGGCTTCCGCTTCGGCACAGTGTGGGAGAGCAGTGCTGAGGAGTACATCAAGAAGAGCTTCCCCGAGATGCACGAGTACATGCGGCGCTACAACGTCCCCACCACCCCCGACGGCGTCACCATGCTCAA GACAGAGCCTGCCAAGCTCAACGCCTTCATCATGGACAAGTCACTGCTGGATTATGAGGTCTCCATCGACTCCGACTGCAAACTGCTCACTGTGGGCAAACCCTTCGCCATCGAAG GCTACGGCATCGGCCTTCCCCAGAACTCGCCGCTGACCTCCAACGTGTCCGAGTTCATCAGCCGCTACAAATCCTCGGGGTTCATCGACCTCCTGCACGACAAGTGGTACAAGATGGTGCCCTGTGGCAAACGCGTCTTCGCCGTCACCGAG ACCCTGCAGATGGGCATCTACCACTTCTCGGGGCTGTTCGTGCTGCTGTGCATCGGGCTGAGCGGCTCCCTCCTCACCTCGCTGGGCGAGCACGTCTTCTACCGCCTCGTCCTGCCCCGCATCCGCCGCAAGAAGAAATTCAACTACTGGCTGCACACGAGCCAG AAAATCCACCGGGCTCTGAATATGGGCATGGAGGAACGGAAGAGCCAGCAGCTGAAGTTGGAGCAGAG GTGCGAGCCCCAGGCCAGGCCGGCGGCAGCGCAGCCCTGGGGCGCCCTGCGGAAGGAGGCGCGGCGGGTGCGCTTCCAGCTGGACAAAGCCCCCCCCGAGGCTGAGGGGTCCCCGCCGTGGCACCCCGGGAACGGGCGGCCGCCGCAGCCCCTGGACAGAGCGGCCGGTGAGAACGAGCTCcgggagctggaggagaagaTCCAGGAGATGCGGGAGCagctgcgggcggcgctgctgAGGAAGAGCGAGCTGGTGTCCGGGCTGGGCACCGCCAAGGGCGGCCGGCCGCTGCCCGCCCCGCTGGCCACCGAGCAAAACCGGGAGGAGAG GCCCAGCTCAGCCCCGCCGCAGGACGGCCGCgattag